GAAGAATATGTACAGTAGATACAGAAGTTCCTGCTCAGTTAAGAAGCCTCTTTGGGTGTTGGTGTACTGCCAACAGGATGAAGGTTCTAGTATCTAGAAACAAAACCATGTTTAGAGTATAGTAAAGGTGAAGAGATCTTCATTTCCATCATTAAAAGCTGTTGCAATTTAGCCCCTCTAAGTCATGGCTAGATGAGCAACCACAGTTCCATCATTTTCTGACTTTCCAGGCAGGTGCTTGATTTTAGAGCCTTAATGTTCTCCTGGCCTGGATTTAGGTCGCATTTATGTTAGTTCACTTTTATCAGTCAATGTAGCAGATTTGTGATAAGCAATGGAAGTAGATGGAGTTTAAAACTCAGTTTATTCTTTAAAGGGCACAAAATACTCCCTAGCATAGGTTTTGAATACAAGCACTGTTCTAAACCTGAAATTTAATAGTCAGAACTTAAATACTGAGTGACAGGCTTTGGTGTGCCATCTGCTGGAGCTCCTGATAGCAAGATTTCCAGCCTTGTCTGTGATGTTCAGTGGGTGGGGCCATGCTTTTATAGTCTGTGGCTTCCCTCCTCAACGGGGAATCTAGTACTGAGTActtgtttctttgtctttaaGCACTAGTCAAGACACTGAAATTCGGAGGAGAACTGTTGGTGAAAGTCTGCGTGTCTCGTCCTACAAAGAAGAGTCGATGAAGTCAGAAAACTCAGAAGAGGATGATGAGAACATGGTGACAACTTGGAAGCCATTTCTAGTGAATATATGCATGTTCACTTTCCTCACAGCAGGAGCTTATCTCTGTTACAGAGTGTGTTTTCATTGATGGACGTGCTAGCAAGATCGACCCTGCAGAAAACACCAACGACTCGATGGGTTTGTAACAAGCTCTGAAAGAAAGCTGAGGCACGTGAGCCTTGTCTCACTGGAGGTAGATCTTAGGTTGACAGGCCAGAACTTTGGTTAGGGCTTCAAGAGAGAATTGATGCACTAGGGTTTTATCTAGCCCTGTGGTCCCAAGAACATAATATTCTAATCTCAGGGCCTTAAAATATTCAGGAGTAAGCAGAGAAAATGCCAAAtagtctgttttccttttttttttttctttctttttttaaactaaataatAGAATTACAACACATTGTtgtttttagcctttttttaaaaagccagttttttctttttttgtttcagaaaaactAGGCATAAGTGAAACTTGCTTGTATTCTCCAAGTGTTGTAACCAAATACATGACTTCTATTGATGAGttcccaaaaaaagaaaaagaaacccacaCACCTGAAGAATGTAAACTTTTTGGAAGGGGAGGGCATTGGGGGAGAGGtgtttgtggttggtttttggtttgtttttttaacttgcatCATCATTAAAGACTGAGTTGTGGGCAGTGCCTGTGGTATTGATATATTTAATCTTGGCATAACTGTTCTTAAAGAGCTTATTGTTTTACATGTGTTTATAGAAACAGGCTTCTGCATTTGCTCAGGGTATCCCAACATGccaagctatttttttcctttttttttttttttagtaagtgTATCTCCTCCATGACTTTTGTTGCACTCTACTTGCACATACGCCTATTTACATTGCACCATCCTTTGTAAAGctgtttttacttttatattCTGGGTTAGGAGAGGttaagggaagggagaaaaacaggaagggAAATTAAACGAAAACACATCCACCAGCATTTTGCAGCTGTGCAGTTGGCATTTAGAAGGACCAGTTCTTAAACCTCATAATTTGGAATGTAAAATGCAGTTTCATTCTACATCTGCTCCATAAGAAATAACGTGTGTCCTGCAAGGGCCAGACAGGTACCACACTTAGAGACATTGCAGGCAGTGAACAggaatgcattttaataaatcCAGAGCAATTAATGCTGTGGTAGCTTCCTTAAGACATAAAAAGTTCAACAGAAGACATGTTGATCTCTGAACGTATCAGTTGGCTTATGATGCAAGTatttgtgttctgctttttttaaagcaaagattTAAAGTAATGGCTTGAAGATAATGCTCTTCAGTAACTGTAGGACATAGTGGTGCAATAGGCTCAGTCTTGCACCTCTGCAGACAGGGTTGTTGCTATCCTAGGGTAAGCTGAGAGGGGTGGTTTTGTCCTGTGGCACGTGGTGTTGCCACTGTCCTGCTCCATTAGGGCCTGTGCCACAGGCCCAGGGCTTGGATAACATGAAGTGCTTGTAAATAAGGATTTGGGTGCATTGGTAGAACTGTGACTGGAAGTTGGCATTGCACTAAAGAGCCTTAGTCAATGctgttccttttgttattaTCAAATTATTAATATCTGAACAACTGCAAAGATATCTTTGCTTGTGTCATGGTGCTGAGGAGAAGAGTAAATTCACTATTGAAAGTGGTAGTGACTGAAACTAAACCATGACAGCTGATTTGCAACAGTGTTACTaatcagttatttttgtttttaaaagctttttagaTTTATAGCACTTAACCACCATTCTCAGTGCAAACATAGCTATGGAGTATCTTACATAAGTCTCTCTCCActccatatttatttttgcaaagctgtCTGTAGGTGTATCTcgtttttttcagtgaataagTTAGTGAActgggggggggtggtggtgggatttatttctattttgtgttttattaagCTTGCATCAAGGGCTTTTCAAAAGAACAGTAATAAATCCTCAGGTAGTACTGGGAATCAATACTTTACCTGTGAGACTGTTGGTCAGAccagtacttgaaaggaggAATGTTGTAATGAGTCACTTATTTAGTTATATTAttggaaacatgaaaaatgaatATAGAAAAATGGTAATATATAATGGCTCATCTGTGTATTTAAGATAACAGTATGTGATTGCTTTGTCCCCACTATTCTTTCCATCATCTGGTAGAATATTGTTGTAATGCAACAGCTGTACCCCATTTGTATTAAAATGCATGTAAAGTCTTCTAGTGTCCTGATTAAATACCATGTGCTTGAAAGGGGAAAGAACTTCTCTTTGTGCTTACTGATGTGCCCAGATTCCATTTGCATGACCTGATCATTAAGTGGCTGTGGTTCAGAGGGTGCTGCTGGAAGTATCTCCGCTCAGCGCTGGACTGACGCGGTGTTCCTCGGGTGACGTGTACTCGCCTGGTCCTTGGCATGACTTCCTACTGAACTGCTGCGTTCTCTGTGTAACCCGGGTGTTTGGCGTGGTTCATTTCAGCTGAGTAAGTTCAGTACAGACATTCCAGAGAGTTCAGGAAGCCCTATTCACACCTCACCTCTGGCCACCTGAGGCAAGCAATAGCCAGGGTGTGACTTGCTGTGCCGCCTCcgaagctgctgctgccggaGCTTGGCAGTGCCCTCTGATCTGCACGAGTACAGGCTCCCAAAGTGGTGGCCCgttataaaaagaaacaaaccaaaaccacctgtGACGCACTATTCCCAAGGGGGAATATTAGAAGTTTTAGTCTttcaaggaaagcaaagcaTCCTTCCTTTGAATCCAGAACAATTCTCTTGCAAATTATTCGAAAGACAGCTGCTGCAAATGATTAAAAAGTTTTGAGCATCCCCACTTCTGCCTGTGTATTTGGccatttctttcagctgttctAAATCCAGAACTTGGGCTCTCCTGGGATAGGCAGTGGAGGCGTCTGTAAGGCCCAGTGAGGTGTGTGTAAGGCTCAGAATACTGAACTGtaaccatttttgttttgatgtcCTGTATATGTATGTAGTAGTTTGGGTGTGTATATACAGTAGCCTTTCAAAGTGGGTGTATTGGTTAACCTCTTCTTGGAAAATGGACAATATCCATGTTAAACTTGTTAGAAAGTTAGTGAGCTGCTCTGCTATATGCCTTAAGCAAATATTTACTCATCAggtctttcttttttacagATTGCCATAGAATAAactttttgtaagaaaataaaaaaccaaaaaagctaAATGTTTGGGTATGATGCATTTTCAGGTATCTTGTCTTTTGTGTAAGCCGCTGCAAAGACCTCACAGGTTATAGTCAAATTGTACAGTTTTTCAATTTCCCATACCAGTTTTCAGTTCTCCTTTTAGTTGTAAcaataaaatgctgttttttaaagaagggATGTGAGAGTCTCATTGCTTCCTGACTCCTCAGGGCTGGAGCCCCTTGCTGCTGGTTTGAACCACTTGCAAACCTGGGCTAGCCTGGTAACTGGTGGGGTTGTTTGGTAGAGGAAAGCGAGTTAAATGTTATGGTAAGAGCTTACTCCAGGAGAAAAGAGCAAGTGGAGCGAGTATCCCATGGCTCTCCCTGCAGTATTTTACCTTCAGCCTCACCCCTCAAAGCCCACAAGCTTTTTCAGGAGTTAAGCTTGCTGAAATGTGTTGaaagctgcctcctccctctaCCCCTTCCCCATCAGCACGTTTCCTTGTTGGCAGACGCCCGAGCAGGGCTGTCTCGGCCCGACACGCCGGCACAGGACGCGCTCGCTGCCTGCGCGGCAGGACCCGGCTCTGCACCGACCGGCCGCGGCTTCAGGCTCCTCGGCCTTTCCACCCCCTCTGACGCCTAAGGAAGGCGAAGACCAATCTTTCGGGTGGCCAGAATGAACTCAGCCTCCCCACCTTGACAGCCATTCCACAAACGCGTGACTACAACACACCTGCAGCAGCGGGTGAAGCTGCTGCCGCCCCCCGCAGCCGCTACTCACCTGCTgagctgccgctgccgctccgAGACGGGAACCGCGAGGAGCCTGCCGAGCACGGGCTGCCGGGGAAACCAGGGCTGCCGGGGAAACCAGGGCCGCCCGGGCCCGGCACGTTCCGCTCCCGCCCTCGCTGCCCCCGCGCCGCGGAACCTTCCAGAACCGCGTGGCCCCGCCCGCCGGGCAGCGCGTGCGCCGCGGCCGGTACCGGGACCCGCAAGGCCGAAAGCCTCTTGCCACGGGGCGGCCCCGGCTCTCCCGCCCCGCGTTGGGCTCAGCTGCCGGGCCCCCCGTGGCGATggagggcgggcgggcgcgggtCCGCAGCGCCCTGCTGAGCCGGCTGCAGCGCTCGGAGCAGCTGCGGTCCCAGCAGGGGCTGGTGATGcggcagctgaaggagaaggtggggagcggggcccggggggagCTGCCCGAGAGGGGAGCGGGTGGCGGAGACGCGGGGGTGACACGCTGCGCTGCGGCGGGGTGGGAAGGAAGCCCTGCCTCGCTGGCTCTGGTACCGGCTAACGGGCTGTTCTGCTCTCTCATCGGGACGTGTTGGCCGTAGCAGCAGAGTGAGAACAGCTGGTGCAGGAGGAGCCCAGTCTGTGCCCTGCCTTCTGTCTGCCCATCCAGGTTCTGAAGTACAGGGCTCggagccaggagctggagcagcagctggaagcagcaggggTGAGTGTGCGGGTTGCTCGCTGAAGATGGTGTGTGTGGCGTCGGTCGGTGGAGTCCAACAAAACGACTCCCTGAAGGAACGGCAGAGGAAAACGGGATTTGGCTCCCTGGGGGTTTAAAGCAGCACGGTAAGTTTGCCCATCTGTGTTTGGAGCTGAGGATACCTTGCTGTGAGAGGTCAGCAGTGGGAGACTGAGGAGAGCTGCTCACATTGAGTAACCCCCTTCCTGTCCCTTCCTCTCTGTAGTCAGGACAGTGTTATGCCCAGAAGAAGCCATGAGCTCCTGAGATAGCCAGCAAAGGGAGGAAAGTGCTGGATTCTAACAGCAGTGAAGGGAACACAGCAATGTGActataaacattttcttccttcaaaaatCACTTCCAGGCAGGCTGGAGGCCACagggtgtgcatgtgtgttaTGAAGGAGCTGTCTGGCCCAGGGCAGCCTCGTAGGGCCTTGCACATCCCTTTAAAGTTAATAGAGCCAATGCCTTGTGGCAGCCCAGGGTATTGGTGTGGTAACAGATGCTCTTTAACTTTCAGCCCATAGAACAGCAGCTCTTTCTCCTCTACCTGATTCAGAATTGGCCCTGGCTGGCTCTGCACAGAACTCTAGAGAAAGGACTCTTAACTGTTTTGTCCCACTTTCAGGTTTCCAGCCAGGAGGAGTCAGCTCGCCatggcctggagcagctgcaccATCAGTCCTCTCACCCAGAACATGCTGTGGCCCAGGAGTCTGAAGAGAAGGACCTGCTGGTGCATGAGAAGGCCATCCTAGAGAAGCGACTGGCAGCCATGGAGCAGGATGGACAAAGCCTCTcagagcagctggcagaagCCAGGTAAAGGCAGGGAGGACACCCAAGGCAGGACATTATTTAATGCCTGTCATTATAAAGGTGGCAATCATTACACAATGATTTCTTGCATCCTGTGTGCTTTTTGGATGTTTTCACCTTCCATAGCCAGAAAATGGAAGCAtctcaagcaaaaaaatcccaaaacttATTCCATGATTTGAGTGTTATCTTCTGACAGCTGGAGCTAGCAGAGGTCTCCTGAACCTTGAGCTCATGCTTATGTCCCCTTGCACATTCCTGTGTGAAGTCCAAAGCAAGCCCTCTTCGCTCTGAATTGGGAAATAAACCACGCAGATGTTTGCTGAAACCTGGAGtttctctttggttttggtttcttgttttgtgCATTTGAACATAGATCTTTTCCTTACCAAGTGGCTTGACATGGGATCTTCAGAATTCAAGGCTGTTCCATGTAGTTGTTGTGAGCAGGACACTGCCATTCACGGTAAAGCCAGAGGCTGATGCTGAAAATTTTGAGGGCCTTAATTTCTCAGCTAACTCCTGTTACCTGTGGTGCAGGCCCTAAAGTTGATtacaccagcagcagggaaaccTCTTTTGTGTTCTTGCCAGTCTTGGGAATTTTTGCCCATCACTGATGTCTGGGTCCTGTACTCCTTACCACCTGCTGCTTGGAGACACGTCACGGAGAAGTAAcgcagggaaggaagaagattTTGTGCTTCTGCTGTATCAGGGTTCTAAGACTTAAGATGTGGCTACTGAGATCAAATTCAGCTGGGCtttgtgtgttctgctaggtcATATGGAAAGCCTGGGCATTCCCTTGGAGGGcctgctttgctgttttaatgcagaaatacaCTTTCTCTAGACAAGTTTCCATGCAACCCATTTTCTGTACTCAGCTGTAGAGATCCTGAACCACTTTTTAGTGGAATAACTCCCTGTGTATATTAGGAGCAAGAAATTCATTTCACTCTGTATTGGCAACTTTCAGGTCGGCAAAGCAGGCCCTGGAATCCAGCCTGTTGGAGACTCAACACCGCCTGTCCCAGCTGGAGATGGTAAAGAGTGACCTGGAAATCCAGCTCCATGCAGTGACACAAGCCAAGGAGGTGATGGAAGGTGAGACCCTCCTGTTCTTTGTTTCTGGTGATCCCCCTGCCTTGGGTGGATGGTATAAACATAGTTCTCTGTCCACAGAGCTTCTGAGGAGTGAGGGAGCTGGAGACAGATCCTTCCTACACTGAAATCTGAATGGCTTGAGGTCAGTAAAGGCAGAACCATTGTTTGTGTAGACTCTGAGTCTTGCCCCTTGTGTTTGCAGGGCAAGTCAAGTACCTCCAATGtgagctggaagcagagagggCCTTCATAAAGCAGGAATGGGAAGAcatggcacagcagctcctgcgGGCTGAACAACAGTATGAAAATAGCCTCAGGCTTTGGGAAACTGAGCACAAAGTAGAGAGAAACAAGCTCCTGCAAGACCTGGTATGAAACAATACACTTCTGAATTCTTCCTGCAAGCTTTGTGGGCTGGCTTTAGAAGAATAACCTGAGTGAGTGAAATGGCAGCAGTTGTCTGTCATAGGCCACATGTTGCaaggggcaggcagcagagccaacAGCTCGTGCTGGAAGGCACCCGAAAACCCACAGGACTGTGCTGGGACAGCAAATGCAGCCACATATTTAGTGACTCAGTGTGGGCATAAGATGAGTTCAGCAGAAGGCTGGACTGCAAGTCCTGGCTGCAGATCTGGCAGCTCCTCCCCAAAAAACACATGAGCTAGAAgaggttcagagaagggccaaaAGGATGATGGGACTGTGCGAGTAAGCTGGGGAAGATGCAGCCTAAAGGGTGATGCAGGAAAGGGTCTACAGCATCCCCAGGGTCAGCCCTTGATTGCCACTGAGGCAGGAGCTCAAGTTTGGTACAAAAAGCAAACCTCTATAGATGGAATTACTTAATCTTTTCCTCCGTGTTGTGCAGCGTGAACAGGACAGACTGCAAGTGCTTACAGAAGAACTGATACGGGAGGTAAAACTTCTGCAGGAATCAGTCTTAGCCCCTGAAACCCAAGCAAATGCAACAAGAGAGATGAATCATTGCCTTGAAAAAGAGCTTCAACCTTCTTTGCctctcttaaaaattaaaaatgaggaaGTAGAAACACAGTGGGAGAAAATCCAGATGCTCCAGAAAGAGGCAGCACAAGGAAAAGCTTTACAGGAGACCCTTGCTCATATGACTGCCATCCTctcagagagggaggaagaaatcAAGTTGCACCAGGACCAAAAGGGAGTGCtggaaaagcagacagaaatgcATAAGGCTACTCTTGATCAGGTTACGAAGGACATATATGAGAAAAACCAGAAGATGGAATCCCAGCAAGAACAGATacaggagctggagaagcagcgAGAAAAACAAAGGATCACTGTGAGCAAGATGAGCAAAGACCTGGAAGAGAGAGATGAGGAGATCAGATCCCAGCAAGAAGAGATAtgggagctggagaagcagggagAAATGCAGAGGGCTGCTGTCAGCAAGAAGTTGAAGGAAAAAGACTTGGAGCTTATGTTTCTGACTCAGCAGATCCAAGAACTGGAAATGGAGAGAGAACAGGCAAAATCTCTGCACACAAGCCTTGAACACCTGAGGGCAGAACTTAAGGACACAGAGAGGGAGTGTGATTCTCAAAAGCATCAGTTAAGACTCTTGCAGCAATATAAGGAACAGCAAGAGGGGCACCTGCAAGAGTTTAATGATAACATAGTCAAGATGACACTTTCTTTGTCTAAAAATGATCAAGAGCTTCcatcacaagaaaaacaaatccaggAAGCAGAGGAAGTAATGGAAATGCAGTTGAGGACTGTCGCTGACCAACTGGAGCAGACCTTAGAAACCTTAAAAGACAAAGACAGACTTGTGGAcatccaaaagaaacaaactagtagctatgaggaaaaaaatgaagaacagaTGAACGCCTTACACAGAGACTTGGAATGCACTTCAGCactactgaaagaaaaggaCTTAATTATTGAATCTCAGAAGAAACTGATCGAGACTTTTCAAAAACATGAGCAAGACTctaaacagcagaagaaaagtctGCAGCATCTTCAAGAGGTGCTACAGGAGAAAGAGCAAGAAATATTATCCCTTAGAAAGCAATATGAGGCATgccaggaaaaggaggaaacatTCCTCAAGCAAATGAACATTTTCCAGTCTAGTGAAGAAAGAAGTAAAGTAGCACTAACATCGCACCAGAAGGAAGTGAGCCTGCTTCAGAAAATGGTGATGAAGAGAGATGAAGAGATTGAAACTCTTATGCAGAAACTCCAGTGCCAAGAAGAAGAATTGAAGACCTTGCAGAATCTGCAGCTTAGGCTAACTGAGAAGAATGAAGAGGTTAGACATCAGAGGGATCAAGAGAAGTTCCTGGCAGAAGCTCTCCctgagagggaaggggagaccAAGGCTCAAGGTCAGCAGAAAGAGttagaagaggaaataaaaggtcTTGGAAAAGATCTCCAGCATGTTCAGCAGAGTCTGACAACGAATGGTGAAGAGATCAAGTACCAGAGAGAGAGAGTCAGGTGTTTAGAGGAGACTCTGTCAGCGAGAGAACAAGAGCTTAGGAGGCAGAGTCAACTCCTGAAACAAATAACATCGGCTTTGCGATGGAAGGATGGCACAAAGACCCTACGGAGGCAAATCCAGAGACTCCAAAaatgggaggaagaagaagcggagaagaagaaaattctcCAGGAGAGAGACTGTTCCTTGCAAAGGCAGAAGGAGCTAACCCAACAGCTGGAAGCTGAGCGCAGAGCAAAGGGGGAAGAACTGGGGAGTATGACTGTGATTTTGAAGCAGactgaaagcagagaagtgcagtggaaagagaaggcagaagcTCTGGCTCTTGCCCTTGCCAACAGTGAAATGGCCAACGGGGCGTTGCGGGCAGaaacagctgtgctgcagagcatggTTTCAGAGGGGGACACAGACAGGTTTCCTCACCAGGTAGGCACTGTGTTGAGCATCAGTCACCTAGGATGTCTGTAAAGGATTCTAATGATGTATTCCTGTAAACACATGACCTGCATGGCCAAGGAAAGGAGGAGTGCAGCCAGCAGGCTTGCTTCACCTGCTAGATTGTTTTGTGTCAAGCCCAGAACTACTGAAAGAATTATGGAGCTTGGTGTTAAAATGAAATCCCAAGTCCAACAGCTGGGAATGGGTCATTGGCTCTCTCCTGCATGGCAGGCTTAGCAAACATGTTGTGGTTAGGGTTTGGcatggaaaggaaagggcaCAGCTGACCAAACTGATGTACTAAACTTAATGGAATTCATACCCTTGTCTGATCAGGCTAAAGGTTTCATTGCACATTTAAGATGTACTTGTGCTACAGTCCAAAGTTTATGAAGGCAAATGTGTGTGGATTTTTCCAAGGGGATCTGGAGAAGCTTGCCTTGGAAGAGAGTGTGTTCTTTTGGCCTGTGGaccaggaggagaggaagggacgTAGCACTGTCCATTCCCAAGTCAGGTTGCTCTCTCTAGCTTGTTGATTCTGGCCCTTCTAACCTTTGTGTAGCACCAGCTCCCATATCCTCCTGTCTGAATACCCAGCAGGTTGTTACAGAAGGGGAGCAGCTATTGTGGCTCTCGGAGAAGAGACTCCTGTTGCAGCAGGTGGAATGTCTGTGTCAAGCACTTGCAAGGCTGGAACTTGAGAAGTCTGACCTCAAGGAATACAATTCTGACCTCAGGAGGACTCTTGAGCAGGTAAAATGGCTTTCACTACCTTTGCAAAGCCTCACAGTCCTCTAGGACACAACACACTTCCACAGACAGCACTCTGGAGGCCTctgtttccttccctctcccactttGCCCTGTGGACACACGCTGCTGTATTCTCTCTTTCTGGCACCACACTGCCTTTGCAAAGTGCAGCTTCACTCCAGCACTTCACACATCTCCCAGCTGGGATGTCTGGAGGTCCTTCTGCTCCTTGCTGGGTGGTAGGTTTCTGTGACCCTTTCTCTATCCACTGTGCAGGTGGAACGTGAACGAAGGAGACTGAGGAGATACTGCAGAGGTCTGTCCCAGCCAGACACACAGATATCTCTCTCTGACCAGAACAAGGTGAGAACAGACTCTGACTTAGTGGGAACAGGGTCTGGGCATACTGGGAACAGTGGCAAATCCCAGTGGCAGCAGCCCCAGTACAGACCTAACAGAAGCTGGTTATAGACCAGGGTCCTGGCCAGACTAGAGATCAAAACAAAATCCTTGTGTTTCCTTCACAGGAGGAGTTTCATGACTTCTGTGATTGTTGATGGCACTGGTATGGAATATATTGTATATTTTATGTTATTGGAATATTTATATGCTGGCTTTATTATTGTATAATATCTATTATATAGTTTTATGGTTTTATAATAGTTGTatgtataatattttatattgtgtTTATAATCTTACCtatattttattatgtattatatattatatgttttttattatattaaaacagACCATATCCATGTTAAACTTGTTAGAAAGTTAGTGAGCTGCTCTGCTATATGCCTTAAGCAAATATTTACTCATCAggtctttcttttttacagATTGCCATAGAATAAactttttgtaagaaaataaaaaaccaaaaaagctaAATGTTTGGGTATGATGCATTTTCAGGTATCTTGTCTTTTGTGTAAGCCGCTGCAAAGACCTCACAGGTTATAGTCAAATTGTACAGTTTTTCAATTTCCCATACCAGTTTTCAGTTCTCCTTTTAGTTGTAAcaataaaatgctgttttttaaagaagggATGTGAGAGTCTCATTGCTTCCTGACTCCTCAGGGCTGGAGCCCCTTGCTGCTGGTTTGAACCACTTGCAAACCTGGGCTAGCCTGGTAACTGGTGGGGTTGTTTGGTAGAGGAAAGCGAGTTAAATGTTATGGTAAGAGCTTACTCCAGGAGAAAAGAGCAAGTGGAGCGAGTATCCCATGGCTCTCCCTGACACATACATTTCCCTCCTCTAGTCTTTAAACAGTTAAAGTTTACTATCTGAGCTCAGGAATCTGTAATATCAAAAATTTGTAACTCTCAAGCATGTATTTTTTGCTAGACTTTCAGTTGTGCCTTAACATGAAGCTGTGTTAGGCAGGGATATGGTAGCATACCTGTTTGTTACAGCAGCTGAGCCATCTGATTTCCATGTTGCTTGAATTAAAGTATTCACctttttgtttacatttttaaggaaTCCTGCAACTGGAGGAGAGGTGCTTGAAAAGAGAATTTTCAGTAGTTACATGAAGTGATGCTAAAACATGAACTGCCCCTCAGAATGTCTCAGCACTTCAAGTGTAAAGCCCAGCTCAGGCTGCCTGTTGAAAAAGATGACTGGGCTGCCCTGCCTCTTACAAATCATCACCTCTTTCCCTTTTCACCTTCTGGTGAAGAGAGGACTGGGGAAGCAGTGACTTTATCCAAATAGAACAACTTATTTGTCAATAGATCTGTAAATTAAAACTAGAGTTACAGCACAGATAAGCAGTCTATTATGTTTTACTTTGCTATGGGATAGCATGACCTAAAGACCATGGTCTTGCTATTCAGAGCTTCTCAGTAAAGACTCCAACAGCATAAGCAAGCTGTGCATTTCCAGACTAAATACCACCAGCAGAACAGTAGCTCAGCCTGTTAACAATGGTACAAGGCTGAGCTTTTCACAGACAGAATATAGTAGAAGATACTGCAAATCAAGCTAAGATGAGCAATTTAAATGTCTTAATTCCCTTTGGGGTTTTATTGCCTTATACCTATACACAATGCTACAAGCACATCAGTATGAAGCACTTCCAGGCACTTGTCTCAAAAGTTTTATTAGAATTTTAGAAAAAAGTATGAAATTCAACAAATAAATACTGAATAGAAAagtaatatatataattttaaaaaatatatacacacaagcCAAGCCCTTTCAAGTATTTTACCTGAAGCCAGGCTTTTCTTTATGACTAACTtccactaaattaaaaaaagtgttgaGTAAGGAGCCTGACAATGGATGTATGATTGTGATAAGTCTTGATCTATAACTACATgaatctaaaaaaacccaacacaaaacaacttAAACAGAGCTGTCCATATGTCAGACCTGTACATAGCAAATGCAATACATACCTTCCTGTTGTAAACTGCTGAGGATATACACTCAGTACATATCCTTGTCAGTCCTTGCTTGAACCTGGCCTAAGTTGCAATGATTATGAAGAAACTGGC
This sequence is a window from Apus apus isolate bApuApu2 chromosome 15, bApuApu2.pri.cur, whole genome shotgun sequence. Protein-coding genes within it:
- the LOC127391062 gene encoding centrosome-associated protein CEP250-like isoform X2, producing MAQQLLRAEQQYENSLRLWETEHKVERNKLLQDLREQDRLQVLTEELIREVKLLQESVLAPETQANATREMNHCLEKELQPSLPLLKIKNEEVETQWEKIQMLQKEAAQGKALQETLAHMTAILSEREEEIKLHQDQKGVLEKQTEMHKATLDQVTKDIYEKNQKMESQQEQIQELEKQREKQRITVSKMSKDLEERDEEIRSQQEEIWELEKQGEMQRAAVSKKLKEKDLELMFLTQQIQELEMEREQAKSLHTSLEHLRAELKDTERECDSQKHQLRLLQQYKEQQEGHLQEFNDNIVKMTLSLSKNDQELPSQEKQIQEAEEVMEMQLRTVADQLEQTLETLKDKDRLVDIQKKQTSSYEEKNEEQMNALHRDLECTSALLKEKDLIIESQKKLIETFQKHEQDSKQQKKSLQHLQEVLQEKEQEILSLRKQYEACQEKEETFLKQMNIFQSSEERSKVALTSHQKEVSLLQKMVMKRDEEIETLMQKLQCQEEELKTLQNLQLRLTEKNEEVRHQRDQEKFLAEALPEREGETKAQGQQKELEEEIKGLGKDLQHVQQSLTTNGEEIKYQRERVRCLEETLSAREQELRRQSQLLKQITSALRWKDGTKTLRRQIQRLQKWEEEEAEKKKILQERDCSLQRQKELTQQLEAERRAKGEELGSMTVILKQTESREVQWKEKAEALALALANSEMANGALRAETAVLQSMVSEGDTDRFPHQVVTEGEQLLWLSEKRLLLQQVECLCQALARLELEKSDLKEYNSDLRRTLEQVERERRRLRRYCRGLSQPDTQISLSDQNKVRTDSDLVGTGSGHTGNSGKSQWQQPQYRPNRSWL